A region from the Caloramator mitchellensis genome encodes:
- a CDS encoding glucoamylase family protein: MNISEFVLNQEALGSFMYFWNEANKDKNSSGYGLVRDRAPSNPSISSIAAVGFGLTAIPIGIKKGWISLKEGIERVNGTLDTLLYHAENINGFFYHFLDLETAKRVWNCEVSLIDTAIAICGALFAGEYFGGEIRHKAQKLYMNVNWQWYYDEDKNWFYMGYTPERGFEGHWDFYAEQLMVYFLASASPTYPVKADAFYSFFRNIATYKNYRFINSWLGSIFTYQFSHAWFDLRNLKDKKGVDWFENSIQATLANREYCIDNRERFKGFSENSWGLTACDGPSGYEGRYGSLPSGLFNNENITDGTIPPAGAAGSIVFTPKESTEALVYYYKNIPGLFGKYGFKDAFNIDVEPLWIAEDYLGIDKGITLLMIENYKSGFVWDTFMKNEYVNKAFELIGLDKNYNIFDKRKQII; the protein is encoded by the coding sequence ATGAATATTAGCGAATTTGTTTTAAATCAAGAAGCTTTAGGTTCATTTATGTATTTTTGGAACGAAGCAAATAAAGATAAAAATAGCTCAGGTTATGGTCTTGTTAGAGATAGGGCACCATCAAATCCAAGTATATCAAGCATAGCTGCAGTTGGTTTTGGACTTACGGCTATACCTATTGGAATAAAAAAGGGATGGATAAGCTTAAAAGAGGGGATTGAAAGGGTTAATGGCACACTAGATACTCTTTTATATCACGCTGAAAATATAAATGGCTTTTTTTATCATTTTTTGGATTTGGAAACTGCTAAAAGGGTGTGGAACTGTGAGGTATCATTAATAGATACGGCAATTGCAATTTGTGGAGCCTTATTTGCAGGTGAATATTTTGGAGGCGAAATAAGGCATAAGGCTCAAAAATTATATATGAATGTTAACTGGCAGTGGTATTATGATGAAGATAAGAACTGGTTCTACATGGGGTATACCCCTGAAAGAGGCTTTGAAGGTCACTGGGACTTCTATGCAGAACAGCTAATGGTATATTTTCTAGCTTCAGCATCTCCTACTTATCCAGTTAAAGCTGATGCATTTTATAGTTTCTTTAGAAATATTGCAACATATAAAAATTATAGATTTATAAACTCATGGCTGGGCTCAATTTTTACTTATCAGTTCTCTCATGCCTGGTTTGACCTAAGAAACTTAAAGGACAAGAAAGGTGTAGATTGGTTTGAAAATTCTATACAAGCTACCCTTGCAAATAGAGAGTATTGCATAGATAATAGGGAAAGGTTTAAAGGCTTTAGTGAAAATTCTTGGGGTCTTACTGCATGCGACGGTCCGTCAGGATATGAAGGAAGATACGGTTCTTTACCTTCTGGATTATTCAATAATGAAAACATTACTGATGGAACAATACCTCCAGCAGGTGCTGCTGGTTCAATTGTTTTTACACCAAAGGAGTCAACTGAGGCATTGGTCTATTACTACAAGAATATACCAGGTTTGTTTGGCAAATATGGATTTAAAGATGCATTCAACATTGATGTTGAACCATTATGGATAGCTGAAGATTATTTAGGAATAGACAAAGGAATCACTCTTTTGATGATAGAAAATTATAAATCAGGTTTTGTATGGGATACTTTTATGAAGAACGAATATGTGAACAAGGCATTTGAACTAATAGGTTTAGATAAAAACTATAATATATTTGATAAGAGAAAACAAATTATATGA
- the ispD gene encoding 2-C-methyl-D-erythritol 4-phosphate cytidylyltransferase produces the protein MISAIIVAAGKGKRMGLGFNKLLAKIDGKEIIVLTLEKFQNSNLIDEIILVVSEDELDYFRENIVNKNGFDKCRLVIGGKERQNSVYSGLKNTSNADIVLIHDGARPYIDEGMINRSIEAAREYGAATVAVPVVDTIKVVENGFSVETLERSKLYSVQTPQSFKYDLILKAHQFAMENNIVATDDTMLVEKLGYMVRIIEGSYANIKITTINDLNKR, from the coding sequence TTGATTTCGGCAATAATAGTTGCAGCAGGCAAAGGAAAAAGGATGGGATTGGGTTTTAACAAACTGCTTGCTAAAATTGACGGTAAAGAGATAATAGTCTTAACGCTTGAAAAGTTCCAGAACTCAAATTTGATAGATGAAATAATATTAGTCGTTTCTGAAGATGAGCTGGATTATTTTAGAGAAAATATTGTAAACAAGAATGGATTTGACAAATGCAGGCTTGTAATAGGCGGTAAAGAAAGACAAAACTCAGTATACAGTGGACTTAAAAATACCTCAAATGCTGATATTGTTCTTATACATGATGGCGCAAGACCTTATATTGACGAAGGGATGATTAACCGTTCAATAGAAGCAGCGAGGGAATACGGAGCTGCTACAGTTGCGGTTCCAGTTGTGGATACTATAAAGGTAGTTGAAAATGGTTTTTCAGTTGAGACACTAGAAAGAAGTAAATTATACTCCGTTCAAACACCGCAAAGCTTTAAATATGACTTGATTTTAAAGGCACATCAATTTGCAATGGAAAACAATATCGTCGCCACCGATGATACTATGCTTGTTGAAAAACTTGGCTATATGGTTAGAATTATAGAAGGAAGTTATGCGAATATAAAGATAACTACTATTAATGATTTAAATAAAAGATGA
- a CDS encoding PIN/TRAM domain-containing protein, protein MLEKIFKWILTIVGFALGYAATEIAKNWGFINSIIGTSNIYRIGFISIAIILFGIIFYIVSPFIIKLIFKLTGFLESGIQKIPTNDIILSVLGLIIGLLIANLLITPFARFLAGNTILSIVGSTLTLVVNIVFATLGVNITLKKKDDLYNVFTFLRRFSKDKKSKADSKLGISQPKILDTSVIIDGRILDILKTGFLEGPIMIPSFVLEELRHIADSSDNLKRARGRRGLDILNLMQKELMLPIEVVERDFENIQEVDSKLLKLCQIYNGKIITNDFNLNKVAEVQGVPVLNINELANAVKPIVIPGEEMNIHIIKDGKEAGQGVAYLDDGTMIVVEGGRRHVGEVVDVVVTSVLQTAAGRMIFAKLKSAS, encoded by the coding sequence ATGTTAGAAAAAATATTCAAATGGATATTGACAATTGTGGGTTTTGCATTAGGATATGCAGCCACAGAAATTGCAAAGAACTGGGGTTTTATTAATAGCATCATAGGAACGTCTAACATTTATAGGATTGGATTTATATCAATTGCAATTATTTTATTCGGAATCATATTTTACATTGTTTCTCCATTTATAATTAAATTGATATTTAAACTTACTGGATTTTTAGAGAGCGGTATTCAAAAGATTCCTACAAATGACATAATATTAAGCGTATTAGGGCTTATTATAGGTCTTTTGATTGCTAACTTGCTTATTACGCCATTTGCAAGGTTTCTAGCTGGAAATACTATTTTGTCAATAGTAGGTTCTACATTGACATTAGTTGTCAATATAGTATTTGCAACGTTAGGAGTAAACATTACATTAAAGAAAAAAGATGATTTATACAATGTATTTACTTTCTTAAGAAGATTTAGCAAGGACAAAAAAAGCAAAGCCGATAGTAAGCTTGGAATTTCACAACCTAAGATATTAGACACAAGCGTAATAATCGACGGAAGAATACTTGATATTCTTAAGACTGGATTCTTAGAAGGGCCGATAATGATTCCTTCATTTGTCCTTGAAGAACTTAGGCACATTGCTGATTCTTCGGACAACTTGAAACGTGCAAGGGGAAGAAGAGGACTTGATATATTAAATTTAATGCAGAAGGAATTAATGCTTCCTATAGAAGTAGTAGAAAGGGATTTTGAAAACATTCAAGAGGTTGACAGTAAACTATTAAAGCTTTGTCAAATATATAATGGGAAGATAATTACCAATGATTTTAATTTAAATAAAGTTGCTGAAGTTCAGGGAGTCCCTGTATTGAACATTAATGAGCTTGCAAATGCTGTTAAACCTATAGTTATTCCAGGAGAAGAGATGAATATTCATATCATAAAAGATGGAAAGGAAGCAGGTCAGGGTGTTGCATATCTTGATGATGGAACAATGATTGTAGTAGAAGGTGGAAGAAGACACGTTGGGGAAGTCGTAGATGTGGTCGTTACATCCGTCCTTCAAACCGCAGCAGGAAGAATGATTTTTGCAAAACTTAAGAGTGCATCGTAA
- a CDS encoding CarD family transcriptional regulator: protein MYSIGDKVLVKKYGAGIIRAIEEKNIDSVIKKYYLIELNNNKMSIFLPIEDDEKIRIIIKREDVGKVLDILKNGVYELPHTSLERYKLYKNALLSYNIFEYAKALKAVAEKYKSKKAPQLDYKAMNELLILISSEISIALDEEFEETKKKIIEILNLKNYK from the coding sequence ATGTATTCAATTGGTGATAAAGTCCTTGTAAAAAAATACGGTGCAGGTATTATAAGGGCTATTGAAGAGAAAAATATTGATAGTGTAATAAAGAAATATTATCTAATTGAACTGAATAATAATAAGATGAGCATTTTTTTGCCTATTGAAGATGATGAAAAAATAAGGATAATCATAAAGAGAGAAGATGTAGGCAAAGTTTTAGATATATTAAAAAATGGAGTTTATGAACTTCCACATACCTCATTAGAAAGATATAAGTTATATAAAAATGCGTTATTAAGCTATAATATATTTGAATATGCTAAAGCATTGAAGGCAGTTGCTGAAAAGTATAAATCAAAAAAAGCTCCACAGCTAGATTATAAAGCAATGAATGAATTACTAATTCTAATTTCATCTGAAATCAGCATAGCTTTAGATGAGGAGTTTGAAGAAACAAAAAAGAAAATAATTGAAATATTAAATTTAAAAAATTACAAGTGA
- the disA gene encoding DNA integrity scanning diadenylate cyclase DisA has translation MRDTKEVELLNVLRLVAPGTPLREGLENILKAKTGGLIVVGNEEQINKLLDGGFFINSEYSPAYLYELAKMDGAIVLSDDLKRILYANTQIIPDSSIPTLETGTRHRTADRFAKQTGNIAIAISQRRNLITVFKGNIKYVLKDTSMILTKANQAIQTLERYKSVLDEAVTNLSALEFEDLVTIYDVVTAIQRSEMVMRIVNDIERYVIELGNEGRLISLQLNDLVSSVEEDEIRLIRDFVIDGKDFNEVYKSIKGLSSEELLELSIICKLLGYNPDLMLDTMVSSRGYRILNKIPKLPQIVIENMIKTLGDFKRILLANIEELDEVEGIGEARARSIKEWLKKLQEQVLLNRRI, from the coding sequence ATGAGAGATACAAAAGAAGTTGAGCTTTTAAATGTCTTAAGGTTAGTAGCACCAGGAACGCCGCTTAGGGAAGGGTTAGAGAATATATTAAAGGCAAAGACGGGTGGACTTATTGTAGTAGGAAATGAAGAACAGATAAACAAATTATTAGATGGTGGATTTTTTATTAACAGCGAATACTCTCCAGCATATTTATATGAGCTTGCTAAGATGGATGGTGCGATAGTATTAAGCGATGATTTAAAAAGAATTTTGTATGCAAATACACAAATAATACCAGATTCAAGCATACCAACGCTTGAGACTGGAACAAGGCACAGAACAGCAGATAGATTTGCAAAACAGACTGGAAATATTGCTATTGCAATTTCTCAAAGAAGAAATTTAATTACAGTCTTTAAGGGAAATATAAAGTATGTATTAAAGGATACGAGCATGATTTTAACAAAGGCTAATCAGGCTATACAAACTCTTGAAAGGTATAAGTCTGTTTTGGATGAGGCTGTTACGAATTTATCTGCGCTTGAGTTTGAAGATTTGGTTACTATTTACGATGTCGTAACTGCAATTCAAAGAAGCGAAATGGTTATGAGGATTGTTAATGATATCGAAAGATATGTTATAGAGCTTGGCAATGAAGGAAGACTTATTTCACTTCAGCTCAATGATTTGGTAAGTTCTGTTGAAGAGGATGAGATAAGGCTAATAAGAGATTTTGTTATCGACGGAAAGGATTTCAATGAAGTTTACAAGTCAATAAAGGGACTTTCATCTGAAGAGCTTTTGGAATTATCTATTATTTGTAAGCTGTTAGGTTACAACCCTGACCTAATGCTTGATACTATGGTATCATCGAGGGGTTATAGAATATTAAACAAGATTCCTAAGCTGCCTCAAATAGTTATTGAAAATATGATTAAAACGCTTGGTGATTTTAAAAGAATACTTCTTGCAAATATTGAAGAACTTGATGAAGTTGAAGGAATTGGAGAAGCAAGGGCAAGGTCCATAAAAGAATGGCTAAAAAAACTTCAGGAACAGGTATTGCTGAATAGAAGAATATAA
- the radA gene encoding DNA repair protein RadA, with protein sequence MGKTKSVYICQECGYESPKWMGKCPGCDSWNTFVEEVKSQKAVTFSEVKNAPVNINEIEITHEIRYSTKLEELDRVLGGGVVRGSLVLVGGDPGIGKSTLLLQMANNVAAEGNVVLYVSGEESAKQIKIRAERLNVLSKNLFILCETDINEIEKNILNVNPNVIVIDSIQTIYRPELQSAPGSVSQVREATSALMHIAKKQNIATFIVGHVTKEGSIAGPRVLEHMVDTVLYFEGERHNTYRVLRAVKNRFGSTNEIGVFEMKHGGLEEVSNPSEMLLSGKPKDVSGSCVVCTMEGTRPILIEVQALTSLTSFGMPRRMTTGLDYNRTVLLIAVLEKRVGMHIQNHDVYVNIAGGLKVVEPATDLGVLCSIASSFKNIPISSETVIIGEVGLTGEIRGVNLIDKRVFEAKKLGFKKCVIPKENLKGLEKVDDLIIVPVDNIYEALEEVLGG encoded by the coding sequence ATGGGAAAAACAAAGTCCGTTTATATATGTCAGGAATGTGGATACGAGTCTCCAAAATGGATGGGCAAATGTCCAGGATGCGATAGCTGGAATACATTCGTAGAGGAAGTAAAAAGCCAAAAGGCTGTAACTTTTTCGGAAGTTAAAAATGCACCTGTGAACATAAATGAAATTGAAATTACTCACGAGATTAGATATTCAACTAAACTTGAGGAGCTTGATAGAGTTCTTGGAGGTGGAGTTGTAAGGGGCTCGCTTGTTCTTGTTGGAGGAGACCCTGGTATAGGAAAATCAACACTTCTTCTTCAAATGGCTAACAATGTTGCAGCTGAAGGCAATGTTGTCCTATATGTTTCTGGGGAAGAGTCTGCAAAGCAGATAAAGATTCGTGCAGAAAGGCTAAATGTGTTAAGCAAGAATCTTTTTATTTTATGCGAAACTGATATAAATGAAATAGAAAAAAATATTCTAAATGTAAATCCCAATGTTATTGTTATTGATTCTATTCAAACTATATATAGACCGGAACTTCAATCGGCACCAGGAAGCGTTAGCCAAGTTAGGGAGGCAACTTCCGCGCTCATGCACATTGCAAAAAAGCAAAACATTGCAACATTCATCGTAGGTCATGTTACCAAAGAGGGTTCAATTGCAGGACCAAGGGTTTTAGAGCACATGGTTGACACAGTATTATATTTTGAAGGGGAAAGGCATAACACCTATAGGGTTTTAAGAGCCGTAAAAAATAGATTTGGCTCAACTAATGAAATAGGTGTTTTCGAAATGAAGCACGGAGGGCTCGAGGAAGTTTCTAATCCATCTGAAATGCTGCTTTCTGGAAAGCCTAAGGACGTATCAGGGTCATGCGTAGTTTGCACAATGGAGGGAACACGACCAATATTGATTGAAGTTCAGGCTTTAACTTCATTAACAAGCTTTGGAATGCCAAGAAGAATGACAACGGGACTTGACTACAATAGGACAGTTCTTTTAATTGCAGTTTTAGAAAAAAGAGTTGGTATGCACATACAAAATCACGACGTTTATGTTAACATTGCAGGAGGATTAAAGGTTGTAGAACCTGCAACAGACCTTGGGGTTTTATGTTCTATTGCATCAAGCTTTAAGAATATTCCCATAAGCAGCGAAACAGTAATAATAGGTGAAGTTGGATTAACTGGAGAGATAAGAGGGGTAAATTTAATCGACAAGAGAGTATTTGAAGCAAAAAAATTAGGTTTTAAAAAATGCGTTATTCCAAAAGAAAATTTGAAGGGTCTTGAAAAGGTTGATGATTTAATTATTGTTCCTGTGGACAATATTTATGAAGCTTTAGAAGAAGTGCTAGGGGGATAG
- a CDS encoding ATP-dependent Clp protease ATP-binding subunit, whose product MFNGFTERSQRALQLAAEEAKNLNHSFIGTEHLLLGIIKEGGQGAKVLKDLGADEDKIRNLIIEIEGKGEEYFNFHEIPLTPRTKRIIELARNEARALNHNFIAPEHMLLALLGEGEGVAIAVLSKLGIDISKIRNEILNTLNVGELNPGFKGKQNTGQKQRQTNTPTLDQFGRDLTELAREGKLDPVIGREGETERVIEILSRRTKNNPCLIGEPGVGKTAIAEGLAQKIIEGNVPEILKNKRVVTLDLSGMVAGSKYRGEFEERLKKVMEDIRKAGNIILFIDEIHTIIGAGAAEGAIDASNILKPALARGEIQAIGATTIDEYRKHIERDPALERRFQPVQVGEPTVEESILILKGLRDKYEAHHKVKITDEALEAAVNLSHRYITDRFLPDKAIDLMDEAAAKVRLKNLTAPPDVKNLEEELEKVRKEKEEAINTQEFEKAAKLRDKENEIKEQLEKIKSEWQNQKDSEILVVSVEDIANVVSRWSGIPVNKLTETESEKLLKLEEILHQRVVGQEEAVKAVARAVRRARVGIKDPKRPIGSFIFLGPTGVGKTELSKALAEAMFGDENAMIRIDMSEYMEKHTVSRLIGSPPGYVGYEEGGQLTEKVRRKPYSVVLFDEIEKAHPDVFNVLLQILEDGRLTDGKGKTVDFRNTIVIMTSNAGAQTIKKQQTIGFAATTEKEREDSYERMKNNVMEDLKKTFRPEFLNRIDEIIVFHQLEDKDIEKIAELMLKSVIKRLKDLEVEIEFNEEVVKHLFIQGFDQTYGARPLRRAITKAVEDKLSEEMLKGNIKKGDKVIMKVVDNEIVFDRA is encoded by the coding sequence ATGTTTAATGGTTTTACTGAAAGAAGTCAAAGGGCTCTTCAGCTTGCTGCGGAAGAAGCAAAGAACTTAAACCATAGTTTTATTGGAACAGAACACCTTCTTCTTGGGATAATTAAAGAAGGTGGTCAAGGAGCAAAAGTTTTAAAGGATTTGGGAGCCGACGAAGATAAGATAAGAAATCTGATAATAGAAATCGAAGGAAAGGGTGAGGAGTATTTTAATTTCCACGAAATACCCCTAACTCCAAGAACAAAAAGAATAATTGAGCTTGCAAGAAATGAAGCCAGAGCCTTAAATCACAACTTTATTGCACCTGAGCATATGCTGCTTGCTCTTTTAGGTGAAGGCGAAGGGGTGGCAATTGCAGTTCTTTCAAAACTTGGCATAGATATTTCAAAGATAAGAAATGAAATATTGAACACTTTAAACGTCGGAGAATTAAATCCAGGATTTAAAGGAAAACAAAACACAGGACAAAAGCAACGACAAACAAATACTCCAACACTTGACCAGTTTGGAAGGGATTTAACTGAACTTGCAAGAGAAGGTAAGCTTGACCCTGTTATTGGACGTGAAGGTGAAACTGAAAGAGTAATTGAAATTTTATCTAGGAGAACAAAAAACAATCCATGTTTGATTGGAGAACCTGGTGTTGGTAAAACAGCAATAGCAGAAGGTCTTGCACAAAAGATTATCGAAGGAAATGTTCCAGAAATATTAAAGAATAAAAGAGTTGTTACATTGGACCTTTCTGGAATGGTAGCAGGTTCAAAATATAGAGGAGAATTTGAGGAAAGACTAAAAAAGGTAATGGAGGATATAAGAAAGGCAGGAAATATAATTTTATTTATCGACGAAATCCATACTATTATTGGTGCAGGTGCTGCTGAAGGGGCAATCGATGCTTCTAATATACTAAAACCAGCGCTAGCAAGAGGAGAAATACAAGCGATTGGTGCTACTACAATAGATGAATATAGAAAGCACATTGAAAGAGACCCTGCGCTTGAAAGAAGATTCCAGCCTGTTCAAGTTGGCGAACCTACTGTCGAAGAGTCAATCCTTATACTAAAGGGATTAAGGGATAAATATGAAGCTCATCATAAAGTTAAGATAACTGATGAGGCTCTTGAAGCTGCAGTCAATTTATCACATAGATATATTACAGACAGATTTTTGCCTGATAAGGCGATTGACCTTATGGATGAAGCTGCCGCAAAGGTAAGATTGAAAAATCTTACTGCCCCACCAGATGTTAAGAATCTTGAAGAAGAACTTGAAAAGGTAAGAAAGGAAAAAGAAGAAGCTATAAACACACAGGAATTTGAAAAGGCTGCAAAATTAAGGGATAAGGAAAATGAGATTAAGGAGCAGCTAGAAAAGATTAAGTCCGAATGGCAAAATCAGAAGGATAGTGAAATCCTCGTAGTATCAGTTGAGGATATAGCAAATGTAGTTTCAAGATGGAGTGGAATTCCTGTTAACAAATTGACTGAAACTGAGTCAGAAAAGCTCTTAAAACTTGAAGAAATACTTCACCAGAGAGTGGTTGGTCAAGAAGAAGCAGTAAAGGCAGTTGCAAGGGCAGTAAGGAGAGCTCGAGTTGGTATTAAGGACCCTAAAAGACCTATTGGTTCATTTATCTTCTTAGGTCCTACAGGTGTTGGAAAAACTGAACTTTCCAAGGCGCTTGCTGAAGCTATGTTTGGTGATGAAAATGCGATGATAAGAATAGATATGTCTGAATATATGGAAAAACATACTGTATCAAGGCTAATAGGTTCACCTCCAGGATATGTTGGATATGAAGAGGGAGGACAGTTAACCGAAAAGGTTAGGAGAAAACCTTATTCAGTAGTATTATTCGATGAAATTGAAAAGGCTCATCCGGATGTATTTAATGTTCTTCTGCAGATACTTGAAGACGGTAGATTAACAGACGGTAAAGGAAAGACTGTTGATTTTAGAAATACAATTGTTATTATGACATCAAATGCAGGGGCACAGACGATAAAGAAGCAGCAGACAATAGGCTTTGCAGCAACTACGGAAAAGGAAAGAGAAGATTCATATGAAAGAATGAAAAACAATGTAATGGAGGACTTAAAGAAGACATTTAGGCCGGAATTCTTGAATAGAATAGATGAGATAATAGTTTTCCATCAGCTTGAAGATAAGGACATCGAAAAAATTGCTGAACTTATGTTAAAGAGTGTAATTAAGAGACTAAAAGATTTAGAAGTTGAAATAGAATTCAACGAAGAAGTAGTAAAGCATCTTTTTATACAGGGATTTGACCAAACTTATGGTGCAAGACCGTTAAGAAGAGCAATAACTAAGGCTGTTGAAGATAAACTCTCAGAGGAAATGTTAAAGGGAAATATTAAAAAGGGTGATAAAGTAATAATGAAAGTAGTCGACAATGAAATTGTTTTTGATAGGGCATAA
- a CDS encoding protein arginine kinase gives MLFNKKENNIVLTSRVRLARNIDGVPFPQKLNEKEINEVIKNVSDSILNSNSAIAHEFNLIKLKDIKPLERLSMIEKHLISLDLVNEYLRAAVLLNRDENVSIMINEEDHIRLQVIYNGFKVKEAYEYANKLDDLIEEKIQYAYDSKFGYLTSCPTNVGTGIRASVMIHLPALTMTKNINNILNTVTQVGMTMRGIYGEGSSAMGNIYQISNQVTLGLTEEEIINNLIAVTKKIIDQEMKTREMILEKQSAEVEDDIYRSIGILKYSRMLSSQECLNLLSKIRMGIEMDIIKDIDFNKIDELLVKVQPATLQLIEGRELDSKERDIIRAKIVRESLR, from the coding sequence ATGTTGTTCAATAAAAAGGAAAACAATATTGTTTTGACAAGCAGGGTAAGGTTAGCAAGAAATATAGATGGAGTTCCTTTTCCACAGAAATTAAATGAGAAGGAGATAAATGAGGTCATTAAAAATGTTTCTGATTCTATACTAAATAGCAATTCAGCCATTGCGCATGAGTTTAATCTGATCAAATTAAAAGATATAAAGCCGCTTGAAAGGCTATCGATGATTGAAAAACATCTTATAAGCCTTGACCTTGTTAATGAATATTTAAGGGCTGCGGTGCTTTTAAATAGAGATGAAAATGTATCTATTATGATAAATGAGGAGGACCATATCAGGCTACAGGTAATTTATAACGGATTTAAGGTTAAAGAGGCCTATGAGTATGCGAATAAATTAGATGATTTGATAGAAGAGAAAATACAGTATGCCTATGACTCAAAGTTTGGATATTTAACAAGTTGTCCAACGAATGTTGGGACGGGTATAAGAGCTTCAGTCATGATTCATCTTCCTGCTCTTACAATGACAAAAAACATTAATAATATTCTAAATACTGTTACTCAGGTTGGTATGACTATGAGGGGCATTTATGGAGAAGGCAGCAGCGCAATGGGCAATATATATCAAATCTCCAACCAGGTTACTCTTGGTCTAACAGAAGAAGAAATAATAAACAATCTAATCGCGGTAACAAAAAAGATAATTGACCAGGAAATGAAGACAAGAGAAATGATTCTTGAAAAGCAATCTGCAGAGGTTGAGGATGATATTTACAGGTCAATTGGAATATTGAAATATTCAAGAATGCTATCATCCCAGGAATGTTTAAATCTTTTATCTAAGATAAGAATGGGAATAGAAATGGATATAATTAAGGATATAGACTTTAATAAGATAGACGAGTTACTAGTCAAGGTTCAGCCCGCTACGCTACAGTTAATAGAAGGCAGGGAATTAGATTCAAAGGAAAGGGATATTATAAGAGCTAAAATAGTTAGGGAATCATTAAGATAA
- a CDS encoding UvrB/UvrC motif-containing protein encodes MLCQNCNQREANVHITKIVNGVKQEMHLCEECAKQKNEFNMINPFNLATPMSFQNILEGFFEMMGGVPQQIPEPVTCPVCHQSFDEFKRTGKMGCANCYRTFNNEITPIIKRVHGNINHTGKVPKRTGGILKIKRDIEKLKEELKIAIMNEEYEKAAKIRDQIKELESKL; translated from the coding sequence ATGTTGTGTCAAAATTGCAATCAAAGAGAAGCAAATGTTCACATCACAAAAATTGTAAATGGTGTGAAGCAGGAAATGCATCTTTGCGAAGAGTGTGCAAAGCAGAAGAATGAATTTAACATGATAAATCCGTTTAATCTTGCTACTCCAATGTCGTTTCAGAATATACTTGAAGGATTTTTTGAGATGATGGGTGGAGTGCCGCAGCAAATACCAGAGCCTGTGACTTGTCCTGTTTGCCATCAGAGTTTTGATGAGTTTAAAAGAACAGGCAAAATGGGATGTGCAAACTGTTATAGAACTTTCAATAATGAAATTACACCAATAATAAAAAGAGTTCATGGAAATATAAACCACACTGGTAAGGTTCCAAAGAGAACTGGTGGTATTTTAAAGATTAAGAGGGATATAGAAAAGTTAAAGGAAGAATTAAAAATAGCAATTATGAATGAGGAATATGAAAAGGCTGCAAAGATAAGAGACCAGATTAAGGAATTGGAATCAAAGCTTTAA
- a CDS encoding CtsR family transcriptional regulator, producing MARLSDIIENFIKNMLDKSQQDFLEIQRNELANLFNCAPSQINYVLETRFTVDKGYYIESRRGGGGFIKITRIKINNNDYIKEAVWNNIGEEITQQQAEGYIEFFKERGYLTEREAALLRITINDKVLNIAGENKDRVRASILKTTLINLL from the coding sequence ATGGCGAGACTCTCGGATATAATCGAAAATTTTATAAAAAACATGCTTGATAAAAGTCAGCAGGATTTTTTAGAGATACAGAGAAATGAACTTGCAAATCTATTTAACTGCGCTCCGTCTCAAATTAATTATGTTCTTGAAACAAGATTTACAGTAGACAAGGGATATTATATAGAAAGCAGGCGTGGAGGCGGAGGGTTTATTAAAATAACAAGGATTAAAATTAATAATAATGATTATATTAAAGAGGCTGTATGGAATAATATAGGAGAAGAGATAACACAACAACAAGCCGAAGGTTATATTGAATTTTTTAAAGAAAGAGGATATCTTACAGAACGAGAAGCAGCACTTTTGAGAATTACTATAAATGATAAAGTTTTGAATATTGCAGGAGAAAACAAGGATAGAGTTAGGGCATCAATTTTGAAGACTACTTTGATAAACTTATTATAA